In Melitaea cinxia chromosome 4, ilMelCinx1.1, whole genome shotgun sequence, a single genomic region encodes these proteins:
- the LOC123670147 gene encoding uncharacterized protein LOC123670147 codes for MSDNTNESTEVSEKPVQENDDVKFPPFPDPTDEDFEDDIPEEERIYYKNKFKDLNTITSARLHCSACDRHLGCSARNESRMRPHPMLRTLVCNSCHTFYNSGEFEKGDDGSELYCRWCGQGGQVYCCSDCPHVFCAKCIRRNLGNPKIKEIEELDDWKCFKCNNKCLWDLRAICWAAIRYCDLKNKITYETQDLVLKEAYQKNCAQDHSECCKNKTRKKESKKKEAESTPTTRKSITTSLISKIPPTIQVKKFASINMEEALSIKSEKKPQKRPLSPKPKTILIKNPIAISSKMVSQMGPMPKKIRIQNSTVLNPVRFNNDKNISKTYNNCSRIRPKAPVPIMYNGYNNAPTFVSDNINLSIESLTQGLDMSAVAAIAGSSNDDDVVCTPDFPLEPLCEVTEDNGDDDVQCMTPSPVIPPKVAPPPLIVRNNNSLPDLSPENIVQMTENDVTVNMTTGGLKFRVDPQTLSSNKMYRLPDGRIFAINANPSMPGGYSATIVALTDNNSTKVTSKGTTFAAKLSAVSAQTATPPPLKYASRNQTSRCPNKRSTPKSVKVNRGTDTSRICDLNVPVEWYRYNLIDAIDALEYSLSRLHQLKINATTMHLRTRSLNEMRNLHRSLEQSLNTSMTRFKEIRDNLNKEFKQYITKKTSSNISDDDDVEILHEDENDDPIFIDENSLESNAHDNQEVDLTAVGSSDFNDSNERSSDKNEVSRNEPDNLNPDDSTFLKINEIVAAHNLDSKQNDIREYENVNDSVCNTLEKKLGVKKFSESQQKEPKENGNDQKCDKESLNNIVCETDKNSSNTDNIKKIDEDILSENVPSLVNDRKGQDSEMSEEMIENLLKDDNTGNDNETQNTHSLDIKDKVCDDLTSEKD; via the exons ATGAGTGACAATACCAACGAGTCGACCGAAGTGTCTGAGAAGCCGGTTCAAGAAAACGATGATGTTAAATTCCCGCCCTTCCCTG atcCAACTGATGAAGACTTTGAAGATGACATACCAGAGGAGGAGcgaatttactataaaaataaattcaaag acttGAATACAATAACAAGTGCAAGATTACACTGTTCTGCTTGTGATCGACATTTGGGATGCTCAGCACGCAACGAAAGTCGAATGCGTCCACATCCTATGCTTCGCACCCTAGTGTGTAATTCTTGTCACACATTTTACAATAGTGGAGAGTTTGAAAAAGGTGATGATGGTTCAGAACTGTATTGTCGCTGGTGTGGACAGGGAGGGCAAGTCTATTGCTGTTCAGACTGTCCACACGTTTTTTGTGCA AAATGTATAAGAAGAAATTTAGGTaatcctaaaataaaagaaatagaagAATTGGATGATtggaaatgttttaaatgtaataataaatgtttatggGATCTTCGTGCCATTTGTTGGGCTGCTATTCGTTACTGCGACTTAAAAAACAA AATTACATATGAAACTCAGGATTTGGTTTTAAAGGAAGCATATCAAAAAAACTGTGCTCAAGATCATTCTGAATGTTGTAAGAATAAAACGagaaaaaaagaatcaaaaaaGAAGGAAGCAGAATCTACTCCAACAACAAGAAAATCAATTACTACTTCTTTGATTTCTAAAATACCACCAACTATACAA gTAAAGAAATTTGCTTCAATAAATATGGAAGAAGCTCTGAGTATAAAATCAGAAAAGAAACCACAAAAACGCCCATTAAGTCCTAAACCAAAAACTATATTGATCAAGAACCCTATTGCAATATCATCCAAGATGGTTAGTCAGATGGGACCGATGCCTAAAAAGATAAGA atacaaAACTCTACAGTGTTAAATCCAGTTCGATTtaacaatgataaaaatatatcaaagacGTACAATAACTGTTCAAGAATACGACCTAAGGCGCCAGTGCCTATCATGTACAATGGTTACAACAATGCACCCACATTCGTCAgtgacaatattaatttatcaattgaaAGTCTAACACag GGTTTGGACATGTCGGCTGTTGCAGCGATTGCAGGCAGTTCTAACGATGATGATGTTGTTTGCACACCAGATTTCCCTCTCGAACCATTATGCGAG GTAACAGAAGACAATGGTGACGATGATGTTCAATGCATGACACCCAGTCCGGTCATTCCACCAAAGGTAGCTCCTCCGCCGCTAATAGTACGTAATAATAATTCGCTACCAGACTTAAGTCCAGAAAACATCGTGCAGATGACGGAAAACGATGTCACAGTCAATATGACTACAGGTGGCCTAAAGTTCCGAGTGGATCCGCAAACATTGTCATCTAACAAAATGTATCGCCTTCCTGATGGGCGCATATTTGCAATAAATGCAAATCCTAGTATGCCAGGAGGATATTCGGCTACGATTGTCGCTTTAACGGACAATAACTCGACAAAAGTCACGTCTAAGGGTACTACATTTGCTGCAAAACTAAGTGCAGTGTCTGCACAAACTGCAACACCCCCTCCATTAAAATATGCTAGTCGCAATCAAACGAGTCGCTGTCCAAATAAACGCTCTACTCCTAAATCTGTTAAAGTCAACCGTGGAACTGATACATCTAGAATTTGTGACTTAAATGTTCCTGTGGAATGGTATCGCTACAATTTGATAGATGCTATTGATGCTTTAGAGTATTCTTTGTCTAGATTACatcaattgaaaataaatgcCACCACCATGCACTTACGAACTCGTTCCTTGAATGAAATGAGAAACTTACATCGGTCGTTGGAGCAATCGCTGAATACGTCGATGACAAGATTTAAGGAAATACGTGATAATTTGAATAAAGagtttaaacaatatattacgaaaaaaaCTAGCAGCAACATCAGCGATGACGACGACGTCGAAATATTACATGAGGATGAAAATGACGATCCAATTTTCATTGATGAAAATTCACTCGAATCTAACGCACACGATAACCAGGAGGTTGACTTAACGGCTGTAGGAAGCAGTGACTTTAACGACAGTAATGAAAGATCGTCAGATAAAAATGAAGTATCAAGAAATGAACCTGATAATTTGAACCCTGATGATAGTACCTTCTTGAAAATTAATGAGATTGTAGCAGCTCACAATTTAGACAGTAAACAAAATGATATTCGAGAATATGAAAATGTAAATGATAGTGTTTGCAATACGTTGGAAAAAAAACTGGGTGTTAAGAAATTTAGTGAAAGTCAGCAAAAAGAACCAAAAGAAAATGGAAATGATCAGAAATGTGACAAAGAATCTTTGAACAATATTGTTTGTGAGACAGACAAGAACTCCAGTAACActgataacattaaaaaaatagatgagGATATCTTAAGTGAAAATGTACCTTCTTTGGTAAATGACAGAAAGGGTCAAGACTCTGAAATGAGTGAGGAAATgatagaaaatttattaaaagacgATAATACAGGCAATGATAACGAAACTCAAAACACTCATTCATTGGATATTAAagataaagtatgtgatgatcTAACTTCTGAAAAAGATTAA